One genomic region from Populus nigra chromosome 8, ddPopNigr1.1, whole genome shotgun sequence encodes:
- the LOC133700665 gene encoding protein trichome birefringence-like 23 isoform X1 has product MKLIWRLKSLNKYNNWIFKLAIATLLLGSAFRLLFYQSSSFESNIETAIADSTELSKEPVSSVDISKPPPVTVDIPKPPLAADIPKPTSSANTSKDSLSADLQEPDDETLQKELNAGKCDLFTGDWIPNPSGPMYTNSSCSLIEGHQNCMRNGRTDSGYLFWRWNPRDCQLPPFNAQRFLEVMRNKRWALIGDSISRNHVQSLLCILSTVEQAVEVYHDEEYKSKRWHFPSHNFTISNIWSPFLVKAAIFEDNDGVSTSEVQLQLDKLDTNWTNLYRGLDYMIISTGKWFLKAAIYHENDTVVGCHICPGKNLTEKGFVFAYEKALRYAMNFIATSKHKGLIFFRTSTPDHFENGEWHNGGNCTKTTPAKEGEIELKDLNKILRTVELAEFEKASAKAAENGVNLKLLDFTNLLLSRPDGHPGPYRQFHPFAQDKNAKVQNDCLHWCLPGPIDYWNDVIMEMAING; this is encoded by the exons ATGAAGCTGATTTGGAGGTTGAAGTCTCTTAACAAGTACAACAACTGGATATTTAAGCTAGCAATTGCAACTCTCTTATTGGGTTCTGCATTTAGACTCCTTTTCTAtcaatcctcaagttttgaatCAAATATAGAAACAGCCATTGCTGATAGCACTGAATTGTCAAAGGAACCTGTTTCTTCTGTTGATATCTCAAAACCACCACCCGTTACTGTTGATATTCCAAAGCCACCTCTTGCTGCTGATATCCCAAAGCCAACTTCTTCTGCGAATACCTCAAAGGATTCTCTATCTGCTGATTTACAAGAACCTGACGACGAGACACTTCAAAAGG AACTTAATGCAGGAAAGTGTGATCTTTTCACCGGGGATTGGATTCCCAATCCATCGGGACCAATGTACACAAATTCCAGTTGCTCCTTGATTGAAGGTCATCAGAATTGCATGAGGAATGGACGAACAGATTCTGGCTATCTATTCTGGAGGTGGAATCCGCGAGACTGCCAGTTACCTCCATTTAATGCTCAAAGGTTTCTTGAGGTGATGAGGAACAAAAGATGGGCATTGATTGGTGATTCAATATCTCGCAACCATGTACAGTCATTGCTATGCATTCTGTCAACT GTTGAGCAAGCAGTTGAAGTTTACCATGATGAGGAGTACAAATCAAAAAGATGGCACTTTCCTTCTCACAACTTTACCATATCGAACATCTGGTCTCCTTTCCTTGTAAAAGCTGCCATCTTTGAAGATAATGATGGTGTTTCAACATCTGAAGTTCAGTTGCAGCTTGACAAACTTGACACGAACTGGACAAATCTCTACCGGGGCTTGGATTACATGATAATCTCTACTGGAAAATGGTTCCTTAAAGCTGCTATCTACCATGAGAATGACACAGTGGTGGGCTGCCATATATGTCCTGGAAAGAACTTGACAGAGAAGGGATTTGTCTTTGCTTATGAGAAAGCGCTTAGGTATGCAATGAACTTCATCGCAACATCCAAACACAAGGGATTGATCTTTTTCAGGACATCAACACCAGATCATTTTGAGAATGGAGAATGGCACAATGGAGGGAACTGTACGAAAACAACACCAGCTAAAGAAGGTGAGATTGAGCTTAAGGACCTGAACAAGATTTTGCGTACTGTTGAATTAGCCGAGTTTGAGAAGGCATCTGCGAAAGCTGCTGAAAATGGGGTAAATCTTAAACTCCTCGATTTCACAAATCTCTTGCTATCAAGGCCGGATGGCCATCCGGGTCCATACAGGCAGTTTCATCCATTCGCGCAGGACAAAAATGCGAAAGTTCAGAATGATTGTTTACATTGGTGTTTACCTGGGCCTATTGACTACTGGAATGATGTGATAATGGAGATGGCTATAAATGGTTGA
- the LOC133702341 gene encoding uncharacterized protein LOC133702341 translates to MAEGSAKVRLVRCPKCGNLLPELPDYSVYQCGGCGAVLRAKKKVTVNGGILEKSGTGWDEEGFEKLESLSEKEGGSLGNASETERESEGSINNRRKARTFEETNVNFVKSPLLKAEKKIFWLLIAT, encoded by the exons ATGGCTGAAGGGTCAGCAAAAGTTCGGTTAGTTCGTTGTCCAAAGTGTGGAAATCTCCTACCAGAGCTCCCTGACTACTCTGTGTATCAGTGTGGTGGTTGTGGTGCTGTTCTTCGAG CAAAGAAGAAAGTGACTGTAAATGGTGGGATATTGGAGAAGTCTGGAACGGGGTGGGATGAAGAAGGCTTTGAGAAATTGGAGAGTTTGTCAGAGAAAGAGGGTGGTAGTTTAGGTAATGCATCTGAGACGGAGAGGGAGAGCGAAGGGAGTATAAATAATAGGAGAAAAGCAAGAACCTTTGAAGAAACAAATGTGAATTTTGTTAAAAGTCCTTTGTTGAAAGCAGAAAAGAAGATATTTTGGCTGCTAATAGCAACATAA
- the LOC133701173 gene encoding uncharacterized protein LOC133701173 encodes MIPKPLRTLVTGTAIILGGVLALNITSSIAVNALRFATDLKLRRVALPCGACRGKGFYICKLCKGNASIHWSPLYDPVAINPCLCPTCDGNRVQRCLNCLGKGYN; translated from the exons ATGATTCCAAAGCCACTGCGCACACTTGTAACTGGCACTGCCATCATCTTGGGTGGCGTACTTGCTCTCAACATCACTTCCTCTATTGCTGTTAACGCACTTCGTTTTGCCACTGATCTCAAACTG agaAGAGTTGCGTTGCCTTGTGGGGCTTGTAGAGGAAAGGGGTTTTACATATGCAAGCTGTGCAAAGGGAATGCTAGCATACACTGGTCACCTTTGTACGACCCTGTTGCTATCAATCCTTGCCTTTGCCCTACTTGTGATGGTAACAG AGTACAGCGCTGTCTAAACTGCCTTGGGAAGGGCTACAATTGA
- the LOC133701395 gene encoding uncharacterized protein LOC133701395: MSFFFSKHVNQRLDGLFYILKITNICPLCAFIRYDVRAGFWGVTGEPCLGIIPPFIEEFNYPMPENCSAGNTSVFINGRELHQKDLDLLSSRRLPTEREKSYIVEISGRVFDQDTGKELDGLGRLAPTVEKAKRGFGMKVPRNLCN; this comes from the exons atgtctttcttcttctcaaaGCATGTAAATCAGAGATTAGATGGCCttttttatatactaaaaaTTACTAACATTTGCCCTTTATGTGCCTTTATCAGGTATGATGTTCGAGCTGGATTCTGGGGTGTGACAGGAGAACCTTGCCTTGGCATTATTCCT CCTTTCATTGAAGAATTTAATTATCCCATGCCAGAAAATTGTTCTGCTGGAAACACTAGTGTCTTTATTAATGGGAGAGAGCTGCATCAGAAAGATCTTGACCTGCTTTCCAGTAGAAGACTACCAACCGAGAGAGAGAAGTCCTACATCGTTGAAATTTCCGGGAGAGTTTTTGACCAGGACACTGGCAAAGAGCTAGATGGCCTAGGCAGACTTGCCCCCAC AGTTGAGAAGGCCAAGCGTGGCTTTGGCATGAAGGTTCCCAGAAATCTTTGTAATTAA
- the LOC133701580 gene encoding high mobility group B protein 6-like → MSLSLSQNRDSRMADTAVASSVPKKSRNNRKALKQKNPSTNESNIMAQKLSETSTATVLSPLDADPSKENHASHSQPRSSPKKGKSKAAKAKQNKEASASLFEKDFQEMQEMLQQLKLEKEKTEVLLKEKDDMLKAKDEEIEMKGKEQQKMKMELKKLQKLKEFKPTMTLPFVQAMNDKEQDKKKKKGGNEIKRPCPPYSLWCKAQWNEVKKENPGAEFKDISNILGAKWKTITAEEKKPYEEKYQAEKEAYLKVMTKEKRESEAMKLLEEEQKQKTAMELLEQYLQFKQEADQEENSKKTKKEKDPLKPKQPLSAFFLFCNERRAALLAENKSVLEVAKIAGEEWKNMTEKQRGPYKEVAKKNREKYMQEMEAYKQTKDEEAMNLKKEEEELVKVQKQEAWQLLKKKEKTENIIKKTKEQRQKKQQQNVDPNKPKKPASSFLLFSKETRKSLMDERPGINNSTLTAMISVKWKELNEEERQIWNSKAAEAMEAYKKELEEQSYCFLRSKETRKSLMDERPGINNSTLTAMISVKWKELNEEERQIWNSKAAEAMEAYKKELEEYSKSLAAATSNDKQQQ, encoded by the exons atgtctctctctctctctcaaaatcgAGATTCTAGAATGGCAGATACCGCTGTAGCCTCGTCAgttccaaaaaaatcaagaaacaacaGGAAAGCTTTGAAACAGAAGAACCCATCAACAAATGAATCCAATATAATGGCTCAAAAGCTCTCTGAGACATCTACTGCCACCGTTTTATCTCCATTGGATGCTGATCCTTCAAAAGAAAACCATGCGAGTCATTCTCAACCTCGGTCTTCACCCAAGAAAGGGAAATCCAAGGCCGCGAAAGCGAAGCAGAATAAAGAGGCTTCGGCTTCTTTGTTTGAGAAAGATTTTCAAGAAATGCAAGAAATGTTGCAGCAGTTAAAGCTTGAGAAAGAGAAGACCGAGGTTTTGTTGAAGGAGAAAGATGACATGTTGAAGGCTAAAGATGAGGAGATTGAAATGAAAGGTAAAGAACAGCAGAAGATGAAGATGGAGTTGAAGAAGTTGCAGAAGTTGAAGGAATTCAAGCCCACCATG ACTCTCCCATTTGTTCAAGCAATGAATGACAAGGAGCAagacaagaagaaaaagaagggtgGCAATGAAATCAAAAGGCCATGCCCACCTTACTCACTTTGGTGCAAAGCTCAATGGAATGAG gtaaaaaaagaaaacccaggTGCAGAGTTTAAGGATATCTCTAACATTTTGGGGGCAAAGTGGAAGACCATTACTGCAGAGGAGAAGAAGCCTTATGAGGAGAAGTATCAGGCTGAAAAGGAAGCCTATCTGAAAGTAATGACAAAGGAGAAGCGCGAGAGTGAAGCAATGAAGCTTTTGGAAGAGGAGCAGAAGCAGAAGACTGCTATGGAATTGCTTGAGCAATACCTCCAGTTCAAGCAGGAAGCAGATCAGGAAGAGAACAGCAAGAAGACCAA GAAAGAAAAGGATCCATTGAAACCAAAGCAGCCATTGTCTGCGTTTTTCCTGTTCTGTAATGAGAGAAGAGCCGCTCTCCTTGCAGAGAACAAGAGTGTTCTGGAGGTGGCGAAGATTGCTGGTGAAGAATGGAAGAATATGACAGAAAAACAAAGGGGGCCTTATAAAGAG GTTGCAAAGAAGAACAGGGAAAAGTATATGCAAGAAATGGAGGCTTACAAGCAGACAAAGGATGAAGAAGCTATGAATctcaagaaagaagaggaagaactggTGAAAGTCCAGAAACAGGAAGCATGGCAGTTGcttaagaagaaagagaaaactgAAAACATTATCAAG AAAACCAAAGAGCAACGCcagaagaagcagcagcagaaTGTTGACCCTAACAAGCCTAAGAAGCCTGCATCTTCATTCCTTCTTTTCAG CAAAGAAACCAGGAAAAGTTTAATGGACGAGCGCCCTGGAATCAATAATTCCACCCTGACTGCAATGATTTCTGTGAAGTGGAAG GAACTTAATGAAGAAGAGAGGCAAATCTGGAACTCCAAAGCAGCTGAAGCCATGGAAGCATACAAGAAGGAACTGGAGGAGCAAAGTTATTGTTTTCTACGCAGCAAAGAAACCAGGAAAAGTTTAATGGACGAGCGCCCTGGAATCAATAATTCCACCCTGACTGCAATGATTTCTGTGAAGTGGAAG GAACTTAATGAAGAAGAGAGGCAAATCTGGAACTCCAAAGCAGCTGAAGCCATGGAAGCATACAAGAAGGAACTGGAGGAGTACAGCAAATCTTTAGCAGCTGCAACTTCAAATGACAAACAACAGCAGTAG
- the LOC133700665 gene encoding protein trichome birefringence-like 23 isoform X2, which yields MKLIWRLKSLNKYNNWIFKLAIATLLLGSAFRLLFYQSSSFESNIETAIADSTELSKEPVSSVDISKPPPVTVDIPKPPLAADIPKPTSSANTSKDSLSADLQEPDDETLQKGKCDLFTGDWIPNPSGPMYTNSSCSLIEGHQNCMRNGRTDSGYLFWRWNPRDCQLPPFNAQRFLEVMRNKRWALIGDSISRNHVQSLLCILSTVEQAVEVYHDEEYKSKRWHFPSHNFTISNIWSPFLVKAAIFEDNDGVSTSEVQLQLDKLDTNWTNLYRGLDYMIISTGKWFLKAAIYHENDTVVGCHICPGKNLTEKGFVFAYEKALRYAMNFIATSKHKGLIFFRTSTPDHFENGEWHNGGNCTKTTPAKEGEIELKDLNKILRTVELAEFEKASAKAAENGVNLKLLDFTNLLLSRPDGHPGPYRQFHPFAQDKNAKVQNDCLHWCLPGPIDYWNDVIMEMAING from the exons ATGAAGCTGATTTGGAGGTTGAAGTCTCTTAACAAGTACAACAACTGGATATTTAAGCTAGCAATTGCAACTCTCTTATTGGGTTCTGCATTTAGACTCCTTTTCTAtcaatcctcaagttttgaatCAAATATAGAAACAGCCATTGCTGATAGCACTGAATTGTCAAAGGAACCTGTTTCTTCTGTTGATATCTCAAAACCACCACCCGTTACTGTTGATATTCCAAAGCCACCTCTTGCTGCTGATATCCCAAAGCCAACTTCTTCTGCGAATACCTCAAAGGATTCTCTATCTGCTGATTTACAAGAACCTGACGACGAGACACTTCAAAAGG GAAAGTGTGATCTTTTCACCGGGGATTGGATTCCCAATCCATCGGGACCAATGTACACAAATTCCAGTTGCTCCTTGATTGAAGGTCATCAGAATTGCATGAGGAATGGACGAACAGATTCTGGCTATCTATTCTGGAGGTGGAATCCGCGAGACTGCCAGTTACCTCCATTTAATGCTCAAAGGTTTCTTGAGGTGATGAGGAACAAAAGATGGGCATTGATTGGTGATTCAATATCTCGCAACCATGTACAGTCATTGCTATGCATTCTGTCAACT GTTGAGCAAGCAGTTGAAGTTTACCATGATGAGGAGTACAAATCAAAAAGATGGCACTTTCCTTCTCACAACTTTACCATATCGAACATCTGGTCTCCTTTCCTTGTAAAAGCTGCCATCTTTGAAGATAATGATGGTGTTTCAACATCTGAAGTTCAGTTGCAGCTTGACAAACTTGACACGAACTGGACAAATCTCTACCGGGGCTTGGATTACATGATAATCTCTACTGGAAAATGGTTCCTTAAAGCTGCTATCTACCATGAGAATGACACAGTGGTGGGCTGCCATATATGTCCTGGAAAGAACTTGACAGAGAAGGGATTTGTCTTTGCTTATGAGAAAGCGCTTAGGTATGCAATGAACTTCATCGCAACATCCAAACACAAGGGATTGATCTTTTTCAGGACATCAACACCAGATCATTTTGAGAATGGAGAATGGCACAATGGAGGGAACTGTACGAAAACAACACCAGCTAAAGAAGGTGAGATTGAGCTTAAGGACCTGAACAAGATTTTGCGTACTGTTGAATTAGCCGAGTTTGAGAAGGCATCTGCGAAAGCTGCTGAAAATGGGGTAAATCTTAAACTCCTCGATTTCACAAATCTCTTGCTATCAAGGCCGGATGGCCATCCGGGTCCATACAGGCAGTTTCATCCATTCGCGCAGGACAAAAATGCGAAAGTTCAGAATGATTGTTTACATTGGTGTTTACCTGGGCCTATTGACTACTGGAATGATGTGATAATGGAGATGGCTATAAATGGTTGA
- the LOC133701582 gene encoding probable GABA transporter 2, whose protein sequence is MAPPPKPDPFPADSQREVDAGAVFVLQSKGEWWHAGFHLTTAIVGPTILTLPYVFKGLGWALGFFCLTVMGMVTFYAYYLMSKVLDYCEKDGRRHIRFRELAADVLGSGWMFYFVIFIQTAINTGVGIGAILLAGECLQIMYSSLSPDGPLKLYEFIAMVTVVMIVLSQLPTFHSLRHINLASLFLSLGYTFIVVGACVQAGLSKNAPSRDYSLESSGSARVFSAFTSISIIAAIFGNGILPEIQATLAPPATGKMVKGLMMCYTVILLTFYSASVSGYWAFGNKSNSNIIKSLMPDEGPSLAPTWVLGLGVIFVLLQLFAIGLVYSQVAYEIMEKKSADVKQGMFSRRNLIPRLILRTLYMIFCGFMAAMLPFFGDINGVVGAIGFIPLDFVLPMLLYNMTYKPPKSSLIYWVNLSIMVVFTGAGLMGAFSSMRKLILDANKFKLFSSNVVD, encoded by the exons ATGGCTCCACCTCCAAAACCTGACCCTTTCCCTGCAGACTCTCAACGTGAAGTTGATGCCGGTGCAGTCTTCGTCCTCCAATCCAAGG GGGAGTGGTGGCATGCCGGATTTCATCTGACGACGGCGATAGTGGGGCCTACAATACTGACGTTACCGTATGTGTTTAAAGGTCTAGGATGGGCTTTAGGATTCTTCTGCTTAACGGTGATGGGCATGGTGACCTTTTACGCTTATTATCTCATGTCGAAGGTGCTAGACTACTGCGAAAAAGATGGTCGTCGCCATATCAGATTCCGGGAATTAGCTGCCGACGTTTTAG GGTCTGGAtggatgttttattttgttatattcatTCAAACTGCCATCAATACTGGAGTTGGCATAGGAGCAATATTGCTTGCTGGAGAATGCCTTCAG ATCATGTACTCAAGTCTTTCTCCCGACGGACCCCTGAAGCTGTACGAGTTCATAGCAATGGTGACAGTAGTGATGATAGTTCTCTCTCAGTTGCCAACATTCCACTCCCTCAGGCATATCAACCTGGCTTCACTGTTTCTCAGTTTGGGCTACACTTTCATTGTTGTCGGTGCTTGTGTCCAGGCAG GTCTGTCAAAAAATGCTCCTTCAAGGGACTATTCCTTGGAATCGTCAGGGTCAGCAAGGGTCTTCAGTGCATTCACTTCTATCTCCATAATAGCTGCCATCTTTGGGAATGGAATACTGCCTGAAATACAA GCTACTTTGGCTCCACCTGCTACTGGAAAGATGGTAAAAGGCCTTATGATGTGTTATACTGTAATTCTTCTTACTTTCTACTCAGCTTCAGTGTCTGGATATTGGGCGTTTGGAAACAAGTCTAACTCTAACATTATCAAAAGCCTAATGCCTGATGAGGGACCTTCCTTGGCTCCAACATGGGTTCTTGGCCTTGGTGTTATCTTTGTTCTGCTTCAACTCTTTGCTATTGGCCTC GTTTATTCTCAAGTAGCTTATGAGATCATGGAAAAGAAATCTGCTGATGTGAAGCAAGGGATGTTCTCCAGAAGGAATCTAATTCCGAGGCTAATCCTTCGGACTCTTTACATGATATTCTGTGGATTTATGGCAGCTATGCTTCCTTTCTTTGGAGACATTAATGGTGTCGTAGGAGCTATTGGTTTCATCCCTTTAGATTTCGTCCTTCCAATGCTTCTCTACAACATGACCTACAAGCCGCCAAAGTCATCCCTCATCTATTGGGTCAATCTCTCCATTATGGTTGTCTTTACAGGTGCAGGGCTCATGGGTGCTTTCTCCTCTATGAGGAAATTGATTCTTGATGCCAACAAGTTCAAGCTATTTAGCAGCAATGTGGTTGATTAA